In Fibrobacter sp. UWB15, the following proteins share a genomic window:
- a CDS encoding Rpn family recombination-promoting nuclease/putative transposase: MSENENIERVTSTTKKFPHDPYVRSVLKDPARTAELLRLASRKNSNLAQFLATVNLDTLQEISEAFSDTVTHGDGDLAFTVKIASDEPKQAELLVGIIEEHKSYPETGIIPQLVKYWFQIMVRNQKNIPTIAIVLYNGKDPWRIEKETMFPNYPEYYHKIGLPFLLELIDVSDIFEDEEIPRISPKIALALVALKYVFNGEKLKKHLKAAMAGLKSLPREEAEEFLSQTFVYLKQWFNGDAKEQFKMDFKKCSEVYGYKSIAEVEEEEIKLKMVDAMLAMPKLTDEDISVVSGLPQEEIQKRRALREQGL; the protein is encoded by the coding sequence ATGTCTGAAAATGAAAATATTGAAAGAGTAACTTCTACGACCAAAAAATTTCCGCACGACCCTTATGTTCGCTCGGTGCTGAAGGATCCCGCTCGCACGGCGGAGCTGCTTCGCCTTGCGTCCAGAAAGAATAGTAATCTTGCCCAGTTCCTTGCGACAGTGAATCTCGACACTTTGCAAGAAATTTCCGAGGCTTTCAGTGACACGGTTACCCATGGTGATGGTGATTTGGCTTTCACTGTAAAAATTGCCAGCGATGAACCTAAGCAAGCAGAACTCCTTGTGGGCATCATCGAGGAACACAAGAGCTATCCCGAAACGGGAATCATCCCGCAATTGGTCAAATACTGGTTCCAGATTATGGTCCGTAACCAGAAAAATATCCCGACAATCGCCATTGTCCTTTACAATGGAAAGGATCCTTGGCGCATTGAAAAGGAGACGATGTTCCCGAATTACCCCGAATACTACCACAAGATTGGATTGCCGTTTTTGTTGGAACTCATTGACGTGAGTGATATCTTCGAGGACGAGGAAATCCCTCGGATTTCGCCCAAGATTGCTCTTGCGCTGGTTGCTTTGAAGTATGTTTTTAATGGGGAGAAACTCAAAAAGCATCTGAAAGCGGCTATGGCAGGACTCAAGTCGCTTCCCCGTGAAGAAGCCGAGGAGTTTTTATCCCAAACATTTGTATATTTGAAACAGTGGTTCAACGGCGATGCCAAGGAGCAGTTTAAAATGGATTTCAAGAAATGCAGTGAAGTTTACGGCTACAAGTCCATCGCCGAAGTCGAAGAAGAAGAAATAAAGCTCAAAATGGTCGATGCCATGCTTGCCATGCCCAAATTGACCGACGAAGACATTTCTGTTGTTTCGGGGCTTCCGCAAGAAGAAATTCAGAAGCGCAGGGCGCTTCGCGAACAGGGGCTTTAA
- a CDS encoding FRG domain-containing protein, whose protein sequence is MEYEIRSTAEYIESLKDLSKNGIDGYRNEKTNLYYRGEPEDYGATAGQPGIARGKWLESNNESELFRECERRLSHEFVNCKSTFEKLVLMQHYGLPTRILDVSLDPLQSLFFALYLDPKSKSDDSKDAVVLVYEVPKASVRNYHSDVVSVISNIAVYHFDDDALSVKDMPYTDDQWGREKFNKEDSIRHLIHEIKAEKPYFSNWIKKDNMESIYCVHPLLDNPRIRSQQGAFLLFGIDGDKHHLATLESNKGPKIRMTKIRIPQYAKTQIREELNLLGKTIDTVYPDWTGVSDYFTRFYNKEVEEYYR, encoded by the coding sequence ATGGAATACGAAATCAGATCCACTGCGGAATATATTGAGAGTCTGAAAGATTTGTCAAAGAACGGCATAGATGGTTATCGAAACGAAAAAACAAACCTATATTACCGTGGAGAACCTGAAGATTATGGAGCTACTGCAGGACAACCTGGAATTGCTCGTGGAAAATGGCTAGAAAGCAACAACGAATCTGAGTTGTTTCGCGAGTGCGAAAGAAGACTTAGCCATGAATTTGTGAATTGCAAATCAACCTTTGAAAAGCTTGTTTTGATGCAACATTATGGTTTGCCTACAAGGATTCTAGATGTTTCTTTAGACCCGCTTCAATCGCTATTTTTTGCATTGTATTTAGACCCCAAATCCAAGTCTGATGACAGCAAAGACGCCGTCGTTCTCGTATATGAAGTTCCTAAAGCGAGTGTGAGAAATTATCATTCAGACGTTGTGAGCGTCATTTCTAATATAGCGGTATACCATTTTGATGATGATGCGTTATCAGTCAAAGACATGCCTTACACCGATGATCAATGGGGTAGAGAAAAATTTAATAAAGAAGATTCTATTAGACATTTAATTCACGAAATCAAAGCAGAAAAGCCTTATTTTAGCAATTGGATAAAAAAAGACAACATGGAGTCTATTTATTGTGTTCATCCGTTATTAGACAATCCGCGAATCCGTTCTCAGCAAGGAGCATTCCTCCTTTTTGGAATTGATGGCGACAAACACCATTTGGCAACACTTGAATCAAATAAAGGTCCGAAAATCCGAATGACTAAAATTCGCATTCCGCAATATGCGAAGACGCAAATTCGTGAAGAACTCAATTTACTTGGAAAAACAATAGATACAGTATATCCCGATTGGACTGGCGTGTCGGATTATTTCACAAGATTCTACAACAAAGAAGTTGAAGAGTATTACCGCTAA
- a CDS encoding fibrobacter succinogenes major paralogous domain-containing protein, whose translation MRRNPNAKKHGETCEQKIDIFYNLPTLLLTKNKHAWGNQLLSKALSPYINIEGLMIIKNLCQLILFLVLTSFANIHPGLKNAIDRGDIKTAENLIKKFNVKDIYCPASLSYEDALVIYERPFSNNPSSMWEKCDSIFIKSAEKNVCKTSVPLCKLYLNQILHDVDSEILDTVFEDILQSKLFVQKEKRLVEKKVTKKASIQECLEQLENLRINTIDSVIGVYKKECIEIFDEEYCTKMFNKIGTANIDSINKSFSSKAKLCNKKPTKTEVEHVEQVLSVNPFLYEIEYYNIKLSKRMKNPFYTNMKPIETYKKLKSVYIPLEKKDNIRPVLDMDAAAYCIAFPNKKSRVELCHESIKQYTDSLNLSSSKNEVIKKISNAYAISGFVSDSLITFSCKLYPKIDKDFYDVMEVNVFDCNVVSQYNSENEKCANSSKNYIQTFSSGIKYVCDSNKWRPLKQGENEYGVCSNEGDVKKNMYCAKNVGWIKNAGYKTFTDNRDNRVYRAIKIGNQIWMAENLNYRAKNSRCYEDDKENCEKYGRLYTWRSTMSENDNGCMDDGRLACFNNGLIQGICPSGWRLPSKEDLKKLISTVEKNNWSVDIKSESGWANDNNGVDTYGFNVYPTGEWCSEGCLRGNHKKSFIEKEYSTGFWSSSLENSYSANMLSFCNYNSCTGINTRDLTDGYSIRCLKDLKPKSDKNDVKKVGISSSYAKLRAKQLKEKKK comes from the coding sequence ATGAGACGAAACCCTAATGCTAAAAAACATGGAGAGACCTGTGAGCAAAAAATTGACATCTTCTATAATTTGCCAACTCTTTTGTTAACAAAAAACAAGCATGCTTGGGGAAATCAGCTCTTATCAAAAGCGCTTTCACCCTACATTAATATCGAGGGACTTATGATTATAAAGAATCTATGTCAATTAATTTTATTTCTTGTCTTAACAAGTTTTGCAAATATTCATCCCGGCTTAAAAAATGCTATAGACAGGGGCGATATCAAGACAGCTGAAAATCTAATTAAGAAGTTTAATGTAAAAGACATATACTGTCCAGCAAGTCTTTCTTATGAAGACGCATTGGTAATATATGAACGTCCCTTTTCAAACAATCCATCTAGTATGTGGGAAAAATGTGACTCCATTTTTATAAAATCTGCAGAAAAGAATGTTTGTAAGACATCCGTTCCATTATGTAAGCTTTATCTAAACCAAATTTTACATGATGTAGATTCTGAAATTCTAGACACAGTATTTGAAGACATTCTGCAATCAAAATTGTTTGTTCAAAAAGAAAAAAGACTTGTTGAAAAAAAAGTAACAAAAAAAGCGTCAATACAAGAATGTCTAGAACAACTTGAAAACCTAAGGATAAACACGATTGATTCTGTTATAGGGGTATACAAAAAAGAGTGTATAGAAATTTTCGACGAAGAATATTGTACGAAAATGTTCAACAAGATTGGAACAGCCAACATTGATTCAATCAACAAATCTTTTTCTAGCAAAGCCAAACTATGCAATAAAAAACCTACAAAAACAGAGGTGGAACATGTTGAACAAGTGCTCTCTGTTAACCCATTTCTTTATGAAATTGAATATTACAACATTAAGTTATCCAAAAGAATGAAAAATCCGTTTTACACAAATATGAAGCCCATTGAAACTTATAAGAAATTGAAGAGCGTTTACATTCCTCTAGAAAAAAAGGATAATATACGTCCCGTTTTAGACATGGATGCTGCAGCATATTGTATTGCTTTTCCAAATAAAAAGTCGCGAGTTGAATTATGTCATGAATCTATAAAACAATATACAGATTCTTTAAATCTATCTTCTAGTAAGAACGAAGTCATCAAGAAAATATCTAATGCATATGCAATTTCTGGTTTCGTATCAGATTCTCTAATAACATTTTCTTGCAAGCTTTATCCTAAAATTGATAAAGACTTTTATGATGTTATGGAAGTGAATGTTTTTGATTGCAATGTTGTTAGCCAATATAATTCGGAAAATGAAAAATGTGCAAATTCTAGTAAAAACTACATCCAAACTTTTTCTTCAGGAATCAAATATGTTTGTGATAGTAATAAATGGAGACCACTTAAGCAAGGAGAAAATGAATATGGAGTTTGTTCTAATGAAGGCGATGTCAAAAAGAATATGTATTGTGCAAAAAATGTTGGATGGATAAAAAATGCAGGTTACAAGACATTTACAGACAATCGTGATAATAGAGTTTATCGTGCTATAAAAATAGGAAATCAGATTTGGATGGCCGAAAATTTAAACTATAGAGCAAAAAACAGCCGCTGTTATGAAGATGATAAAGAAAACTGCGAAAAATATGGGAGATTATATACATGGCGTTCAACAATGTCTGAAAATGACAACGGTTGTATGGATGACGGCAGATTAGCTTGTTTCAACAACGGTCTTATTCAAGGAATTTGTCCAAGCGGTTGGCGACTGCCGTCGAAGGAAGATTTAAAAAAATTAATTTCTACTGTTGAAAAAAATAATTGGTCTGTAGATATCAAATCTGAGAGTGGTTGGGCAAATGACAATAACGGAGTTGACACCTATGGTTTTAATGTTTATCCCACCGGAGAATGGTGTTCTGAAGGGTGCTTAAGAGGCAATCACAAAAAATCTTTTATAGAAAAAGAGTATAGTACAGGTTTTTGGAGCTCTTCTTTAGAAAATTCTTATTCAGCCAACATGCTATCTTTCTGTAATTACAATTCTTGTACAGGCATAAATACAAGAGATCTGACAGATGGATACTCTATCCGTTGCCTAAAGGATCTAAAACCTAAATCAGATAAGAATGATGTAAAAAAAGTTGGAATAAGCTCAAGTTACGCAAAGCTTCGTGCAAAGCAATTGAAAGAAAAGAAGAAATAA
- a CDS encoding FeoA family protein produces the protein MKNAEFVDRLSLAEMGENRCGTVAQIEGDSRFISRIVSIGLTPGSAFTLLKNDGRSPVLVFCRDTVIAVNHKESSQIFVKVEL, from the coding sequence ATGAAAAACGCTGAATTTGTCGACCGTTTGAGCCTCGCCGAAATGGGCGAGAATCGTTGCGGAACTGTCGCCCAGATCGAGGGCGATTCCCGCTTTATTTCAAGAATTGTTTCCATCGGGCTTACGCCGGGTTCCGCCTTTACGCTCCTCAAGAACGACGGGCGCTCGCCGGTGCTCGTTTTTTGCCGCGATACGGTTATTGCCGTCAATCATAAGGAAAGTTCACAGATTTTTGTTAAGGTGGAATTGTAA
- the feoB gene encoding ferrous iron transport protein B, whose translation MSEIKTIALLGQPNSGKSTLFNNLTGLHQRVGNWPGKTVEQAEGEFVFDGTTYKVIDLPGSYGLSANSEEEVVTRDYIQSGKADLVCILVDASQLERSLYMLADFVGVRMPVMLVLNMMDVAEAAGKKIDVAAIEKRLGVPVLGFSAAETERYPEFFKKMVSAIKTPVCLDSGSLREELVGEKSNGEDVISRIEATLGDFAYGVCEKVWIAEKLLEKDKLICGVVNEMLPFARKNAIDAILDSEEGRDGGILTGEAKYRWVSKIVRESATPKSIEKVFSKWDRIATHHIKGKFFAFGIMVVSLIACMILAFPGMGIGFGLQPVLESLAERVGNALGVWPVVISFVKLVLVGGTCITICMTSFIFSIIFVFRILEEIGYMARFSYAFDNWLSRLGLQGKAIMPLFSGIGCTAGAVCGTRVLDTRGQRLLALVLLWAIPCGSKVAVVLFLASTFFGSAAPLFGVGYVALIFASFYLSSRLFGKKLVPQNERVGMIMELPPYHKPHWKMIAAMVGRSTWGIFKKALKMILMVAALFWALSYAGDGNVENTLLYKIGNAIEPVTMFFGMRWELFVSYLGGMFSKEASLGIMSTLFNHTGEAFSLVTRVAASGNLGEVLASTISKPEALAFLFASMFNVPCVLAMGTTYREAGSFKWLATIMGYYLALSLGLAFVGYHIGLLIF comes from the coding sequence ATGAGCGAAATCAAGACTATTGCTTTGCTCGGACAGCCTAATTCTGGTAAATCGACGCTTTTTAACAACCTTACGGGACTTCACCAGCGCGTGGGCAACTGGCCCGGCAAAACGGTGGAGCAGGCTGAGGGTGAATTTGTTTTTGACGGTACGACGTATAAAGTAATTGACCTTCCAGGGAGTTACGGACTTTCGGCGAACTCCGAAGAAGAAGTCGTTACCCGCGACTACATTCAGAGCGGTAAGGCGGACCTCGTGTGCATTCTGGTGGACGCTTCGCAGCTGGAGCGCAGCCTTTACATGCTGGCGGATTTTGTGGGCGTTCGCATGCCTGTGATGCTGGTGCTCAACATGATGGATGTGGCTGAAGCGGCGGGCAAGAAGATTGATGTGGCTGCGATTGAAAAGCGCCTCGGCGTTCCGGTGCTTGGCTTCAGTGCGGCCGAAACGGAACGTTATCCTGAATTTTTCAAGAAGATGGTTTCGGCCATCAAGACTCCTGTTTGCCTTGATAGTGGTAGCTTGCGCGAGGAACTCGTCGGTGAAAAATCAAATGGGGAAGATGTCATCAGCCGTATCGAGGCTACCCTCGGCGATTTTGCGTACGGCGTTTGTGAAAAAGTTTGGATTGCGGAAAAACTCCTTGAAAAAGACAAGCTCATTTGCGGTGTCGTGAATGAAATGCTTCCGTTCGCGAGGAAGAATGCAATTGATGCAATCCTCGATAGCGAAGAAGGGCGCGATGGCGGAATTCTCACCGGTGAAGCCAAGTACCGCTGGGTTTCGAAGATTGTGCGCGAATCGGCAACGCCGAAATCCATCGAGAAAGTTTTCAGCAAGTGGGACCGCATCGCGACGCACCATATCAAGGGCAAGTTCTTTGCGTTCGGCATCATGGTTGTATCGCTGATCGCGTGTATGATTCTTGCGTTCCCTGGCATGGGAATCGGTTTTGGTTTGCAGCCTGTGCTAGAATCGCTTGCGGAGCGCGTGGGCAATGCGCTCGGCGTCTGGCCTGTCGTCATTTCGTTTGTCAAGCTAGTTCTGGTTGGCGGTACATGCATAACCATCTGCATGACAAGCTTTATTTTCTCCATCATTTTCGTATTCCGTATTCTCGAAGAAATCGGTTACATGGCGCGTTTCTCGTATGCGTTTGACAACTGGCTTTCGCGTCTGGGTCTGCAGGGCAAGGCGATTATGCCGCTGTTCTCCGGAATTGGATGCACGGCGGGTGCGGTTTGCGGTACGCGCGTACTCGATACCCGCGGACAACGCTTGCTTGCGCTCGTTCTGTTGTGGGCGATTCCGTGCGGGAGCAAGGTGGCGGTGGTGCTGTTCCTTGCGTCAACATTCTTCGGGTCGGCGGCTCCGTTGTTCGGCGTCGGTTATGTGGCGCTGATTTTTGCGAGCTTCTATCTGTCTTCGCGCCTGTTCGGCAAAAAACTTGTCCCGCAGAATGAACGCGTGGGCATGATTATGGAATTGCCGCCGTATCACAAACCGCATTGGAAGATGATTGCCGCGATGGTCGGGCGCAGCACCTGGGGCATTTTCAAGAAGGCCTTGAAGATGATCCTGATGGTGGCGGCCCTTTTCTGGGCGCTTTCTTACGCGGGCGACGGCAATGTAGAAAATACGCTCCTTTACAAGATTGGCAATGCGATTGAGCCGGTGACGATGTTCTTTGGCATGCGCTGGGAACTTTTCGTGTCGTATCTGGGCGGCATGTTCAGCAAGGAAGCTTCGCTTGGCATCATGAGTACGCTCTTCAACCACACTGGCGAGGCGTTCTCTCTTGTGACCCGCGTGGCTGCAAGCGGAAACCTGGGCGAGGTGCTTGCAAGTACCATCAGCAAGCCCGAAGCGCTCGCGTTCCTGTTTGCGTCGATGTTCAATGTTCCCTGCGTGCTGGCGATGGGTACCACCTACCGCGAAGCAGGCTCGTTCAAGTGGCTAGCAACCATCATGGGTTACTATCTCGCCCTTTCGCTTGGGCTCGCCTTTGTCGGCTACCACATCGGATTGCTGATTTTCTAA
- a CDS encoding ZIP family metal transporter, whose amino-acid sequence MNEPVIQIAQGLAIPFLGTVLGAACVFFMKKQMGQNLKRGLLSFAAGVMVAASVWSLLLPAISASESMGKLAFVPATVGFWAGILFLYILDKITPHLHLGSATPEGPKAKLKRTTMLTLAVTLHNLPEGMAVGIVFAGWLSGNVAITLSGAFALAIGIAIQNFPEGAVVSLPLRAEGASRKKAFALGALSGAVEPVGALITLLAAEALSPFMPYLLSLAAGAMIYVVIEEMLPEVSEGEHFDAGTILFAVGFTLMMVLDSAL is encoded by the coding sequence ATGAACGAGCCGGTTATACAAATTGCCCAAGGTCTTGCCATTCCGTTTTTAGGGACGGTTCTCGGTGCCGCCTGCGTCTTCTTTATGAAGAAGCAGATGGGGCAAAATCTCAAACGAGGCCTTTTGTCGTTTGCGGCGGGCGTCATGGTGGCAGCTTCTGTATGGAGTCTGCTTTTGCCTGCAATCAGCGCGAGCGAGTCGATGGGCAAACTGGCCTTCGTCCCAGCGACGGTCGGATTCTGGGCCGGCATCCTGTTCCTGTACATTTTAGACAAAATAACGCCGCACTTGCATTTAGGCAGCGCGACACCCGAAGGCCCTAAGGCAAAACTCAAGCGCACGACCATGCTTACGCTGGCGGTAACATTGCACAACTTGCCCGAGGGCATGGCTGTCGGTATCGTTTTCGCAGGCTGGCTTTCGGGGAATGTGGCCATCACGCTTTCGGGTGCGTTTGCGCTTGCCATAGGCATCGCCATCCAGAACTTTCCCGAAGGGGCGGTGGTTTCGCTCCCGCTTCGTGCCGAAGGGGCTTCCCGCAAAAAAGCTTTTGCACTGGGCGCGCTCTCTGGAGCCGTAGAACCCGTAGGAGCCTTAATCACGCTGCTTGCGGCCGAAGCGCTCTCGCCGTTCATGCCTTACCTGCTTTCGCTTGCAGCGGGTGCCATGATTTACGTCGTAATCGAAGAAATGCTCCCCGAAGTCAGCGAAGGCGAGCACTTTGACGCAGGCACCATCCTCTTTGCCGTGGGCTTCACGCTCATGATGGTGCTCGACAGCGCGCTATAA
- a CDS encoding RND family transporter, whose translation MQVSRVNKVFARLGRFQVRFRWLILLVTAFITVLASLGLPHLQMSSSEEDWFDDWDKVKIDQAHFNEKFGSDDGYMVMVRAADVFAPEVLQAIDRLSRRLENEVPYADRVVSLTHNLSIPVANDEGFEVIDPFEEGVPNDPQELESKKQLILSRESLVNNIVSDDAKETWIILALKSYEGGINFGKDSIAPFARDIIYSDEFKSDKFEMLPTGMSYTEMEENEVISRECAMRIGFGFLVMLVCLILFVRSLRGVVVPAIATVGGIASVLGINAWLGVVGDESMVALPVLLGMALSVGYSIHYINSFRMHFRRTGNRRESVICAVEETGGPILFTVITTVASLISFLFAGIRPIRWIGGISAGIVTMVYLYVIILIPILMSFGKNAKPNPTQVKSAGATKADILFEFFGRKVCRHSWIVATISAAIMLLQVPGMMHIDVNMDYTETMGEKIPFVTRLKDMLSGKLGSLYDFNVMVEFENDDALKDPANMKRIEQLEKKLGTLQLTKISGDKPRVQSVTRLVKEMNRTLNADSIEYYKIPDAQDMLTQLLFLYEISDPDALFERMDENYKTTFIHIELAGYDANKIVEDLDSAKSYGAQIFPDARVSVVGEVVNYAEMNGKLVGGLLRSFGGSFVIIAIMMILAFGSIKAGLIGIIPNVAPVLLIGGVMGYSDMPLDMITMIVMPMILGIAVDDTIHMNNHIKYGFERTGSYRHALLLSYREIGKTMGMTTFILCAMFFVFIFSPMGALHNVGLLSIVGLGAALLADYTLTTALVYLSKPYGKGW comes from the coding sequence ATGCAAGTTTCTCGTGTCAACAAGGTTTTTGCCCGATTGGGGCGTTTTCAGGTTCGTTTTCGCTGGTTGATTCTGCTGGTAACGGCATTTATAACGGTTTTGGCGAGTCTCGGGCTCCCGCATCTGCAGATGAGTAGCAGTGAAGAGGACTGGTTCGATGACTGGGATAAGGTGAAGATTGACCAGGCGCATTTCAACGAAAAATTCGGTAGCGACGATGGCTACATGGTGATGGTCCGCGCCGCCGACGTTTTTGCGCCAGAGGTGTTGCAGGCAATCGACAGGCTTTCGCGTAGGCTCGAAAACGAGGTCCCGTATGCCGACCGTGTGGTTTCGCTGACGCACAATTTGTCGATTCCGGTCGCAAATGACGAAGGTTTTGAAGTCATCGATCCGTTTGAGGAAGGCGTTCCCAACGACCCGCAGGAACTGGAATCGAAAAAACAGTTGATTCTTTCCCGCGAATCCCTCGTAAACAACATCGTCTCGGACGACGCGAAAGAAACCTGGATTATTCTCGCGCTAAAATCATACGAGGGCGGCATCAATTTTGGCAAAGACAGCATTGCGCCTTTTGCACGCGACATCATCTATTCCGACGAATTCAAGAGCGACAAGTTCGAAATGCTCCCGACGGGCATGAGCTACACGGAGATGGAAGAAAACGAGGTCATTTCGCGGGAATGTGCCATGCGCATCGGTTTCGGATTCCTGGTGATGCTCGTATGTCTTATCCTGTTTGTTCGTTCGCTGCGCGGCGTGGTGGTGCCCGCAATTGCAACAGTTGGCGGCATCGCCTCGGTGCTCGGCATCAATGCGTGGCTCGGTGTTGTCGGCGACGAGAGCATGGTCGCGCTCCCGGTGCTTTTGGGAATGGCGCTTTCGGTGGGCTATTCCATCCACTACATCAATTCATTCCGCATGCATTTTAGGCGCACGGGCAACCGTCGCGAATCCGTAATTTGCGCCGTCGAAGAAACGGGCGGGCCCATTCTCTTTACCGTCATTACTACGGTCGCATCGTTGATTTCGTTCCTGTTCGCGGGAATCCGCCCCATCCGCTGGATCGGCGGCATTTCGGCAGGCATCGTCACGATGGTTTATCTGTATGTCATCATCCTAATTCCGATTCTCATGAGTTTCGGCAAAAACGCGAAACCGAACCCGACGCAAGTAAAATCGGCAGGAGCCACCAAGGCAGACATCCTCTTTGAATTTTTCGGGCGCAAGGTTTGCAGACACAGCTGGATTGTCGCAACGATTTCGGCTGCAATTATGCTATTACAAGTTCCGGGCATGATGCATATCGACGTGAACATGGACTACACCGAGACCATGGGCGAAAAGATTCCCTTCGTAACGCGGCTCAAGGACATGCTCAGCGGAAAACTCGGAAGCCTTTACGACTTTAACGTGATGGTGGAATTCGAGAACGACGACGCGCTCAAGGATCCCGCCAACATGAAGCGTATCGAGCAACTCGAAAAGAAACTCGGCACGCTCCAGCTCACGAAAATTTCGGGCGACAAGCCGCGCGTGCAATCGGTGACGCGCCTCGTGAAAGAGATGAACCGCACGCTGAACGCCGACAGTATCGAGTATTACAAGATTCCCGACGCACAGGACATGCTTACGCAACTGCTTTTTCTGTACGAAATTTCGGACCCGGACGCACTCTTTGAACGCATGGACGAAAATTACAAGACAACCTTCATTCACATAGAACTCGCCGGCTACGATGCCAATAAAATCGTCGAGGACCTGGATTCGGCCAAAAGCTACGGCGCACAGATTTTCCCCGACGCAAGAGTTTCTGTCGTGGGCGAAGTCGTGAACTACGCCGAAATGAATGGCAAGCTGGTCGGCGGGCTTTTGCGCTCGTTCGGCGGGTCGTTCGTGATTATCGCCATCATGATGATTCTTGCATTCGGGAGCATCAAGGCGGGCCTTATCGGGATAATTCCAAACGTCGCGCCGGTTCTCCTTATAGGCGGCGTCATGGGCTATTCGGACATGCCGCTCGACATGATCACGATGATCGTGATGCCAATGATTTTGGGCATCGCCGTCGACGACACCATCCACATGAACAACCACATCAAATACGGCTTTGAACGCACGGGCAGCTACAGGCACGCGCTACTGCTCTCTTACCGCGAAATCGGAAAGACCATGGGCATGACCACTTTCATCCTTTGCGCGATGTTCTTCGTGTTCATCTTCAGCCCTATGGGCGCGCTCCACAACGTGGGCCTGCTCTCCATCGTGGGCCTCGGTGCCGCACTCCTTGCCGACTACACGCTCACCACGGCACTTGTTTACCTGAGCAAGCCATACGGGAAAGGATGGTAG
- a CDS encoding ATP-binding protein: MARELSFVQSVERSISKTYRERLWTPFITAIKNYKLIEEGDKIAVCISGGKDSMLMAKLIQMLHRHSDVKFDVEYLVMDPGYNEINRQKIESNAKLLEIPITVFETNIFDVANNTERSPCYVCAKMRRGHLYHKAKDLGCNKIALGHHLSDVIETTVMAMFYGSQLQGMMPKLHSLNFGGMELIRPMYCINEQDIINWKNYNGLQFIQCACRFTESCTVCDNGGGGSKRQEIKMLIKRLKRENPNIEKSIFNSLHSVCIETFPGYKAGGELHSFLEDYENREPQKG, translated from the coding sequence ATGGCAAGAGAACTTTCATTTGTACAAAGCGTAGAACGGAGCATTTCGAAGACTTACCGCGAAAGGCTCTGGACGCCGTTCATTACCGCCATCAAGAACTACAAACTCATCGAAGAGGGCGACAAAATTGCCGTCTGCATTTCCGGCGGCAAGGATTCCATGCTCATGGCGAAGCTCATCCAAATGCTCCACCGCCACAGCGACGTGAAATTCGACGTGGAATATCTGGTAATGGATCCTGGCTACAACGAAATCAACCGCCAGAAAATCGAGAGCAACGCAAAGCTCCTGGAAATCCCCATCACCGTTTTCGAGACGAACATTTTCGACGTGGCGAACAACACGGAACGTTCCCCATGCTACGTTTGCGCAAAGATGCGCCGCGGCCACCTCTACCACAAGGCAAAGGACCTGGGCTGCAACAAGATTGCGCTGGGCCACCACCTCTCCGACGTCATCGAAACGACCGTCATGGCGATGTTCTACGGTTCGCAACTGCAGGGCATGATGCCCAAGCTCCACAGCCTGAATTTCGGCGGCATGGAACTCATCCGCCCCATGTATTGCATCAACGAGCAAGACATTATCAACTGGAAAAATTACAACGGGCTGCAGTTTATCCAGTGCGCCTGCCGCTTTACCGAAAGTTGCACCGTCTGTGACAACGGCGGTGGCGGTAGCAAGCGGCAAGAAATCAAGATGCTCATCAAGCGCCTCAAGCGCGAAAACCCGAATATCGAAAAGAGCATCTTCAACAGCCTGCACTCCGTCTGCATCGAGACGTTCCCCGGCTACAAGGCCGGCGGCGAGCTGCATTCGTTCCTGGAAGACTACGAAAATCGCGAACCGCAGAAAGGGTAA